TTTATTGAATGACCATCTTCTCCTTGATGCTGGAGAGATAGGGGGAGTGTTAAAGATTGAGGATCAATGCCAAATCAGTGATATCCTGCTCACCCATGCCCACCTGGACCATGTCGTGGGTCTTCCCTTTCTTGGGGATACTATTTTCGGGCAGATCCATAAATCCATCTCTATTATCAGCATTCAGGATGTGCTTGACAGCCTCCATCGGCATGTATTTAACGATCAGATATGGCCGGACTTCACCCGGCTGCCTGGCCAGCATGGACAGCCTGTGTTCCGCCTGCAACCTCTTCGCCCAGGTCTGCCCTGTTCCATTGCTGAATTCGAAGTTATCTCCTTTCCCGTGCGCCATACGGTTCCTACTGCCGGTTACCTGATTCGTGACCAGGAAACCGCTATCCTGTATTCCGGGGATACCGGCAGTCTTCAGGATATTATTCAGGCTATCAGGAGTGCTGAAAAACTCAAGGCCGCCTTTATTGAAACTTCCTTTCCGAACCGGCTGAAGAAATTGGCTGAAGAGACGGGCCACCTTATTCCGGCAGCTTTATCCACGCTCCTGGCTGAATTGGATCCGCAGATTCAGGTCTGG
This portion of the bacterium genome encodes:
- a CDS encoding 3',5'-cyclic-nucleotide phosphodiesterase, with amino-acid sequence MKIQVLGCCGGRLPGFYTSGFLLNDHLLLDAGEIGGVLKIEDQCQISDILLTHAHLDHVVGLPFLGDTIFGQIHKSISIISIQDVLDSLHRHVFNDQIWPDFTRLPGQHGQPVFRLQPLRPGLPCSIAEFEVISFPVRHTVPTAGYLIRDQETAILYSGDTGSLQDIIQAIRSAEKLKAAFIETSFPNRLKKLAEETGHLIPAALSTLLAELDPQIQVWLFGMKPQYLEEIAKECQEFQDRARILRQGEILHLT